One region of Ornithinibacter aureus genomic DNA includes:
- a CDS encoding ISL3 family transposase codes for MVQRTQFQAVQNDTSGQDATLLLGLEGLAVVTVELDDDGARVVHVVTDDEAAAGCPSCGVLSTSVKGHAVTRPRDVPYGQALLHLVWHKRRWRCREAACPRGSFTESLPAVPPRARVTTRLRTECGAGIATRFSCVSAGAGYYGVSWPVAHAAFIAHVDPVLAQPLPPVQVLGIDETRRGKVKWAQDPDTGRWFVLADRWHTGIADAAGTGGLLAHIDGRTAAKVAEWIAEQPDSWRAGITHVTIDLSASYLRAVSDALPHAVVVTDRFHLVRLANDMLTEVRQHATRDVRGRRGRKRDPEWAGRRKLLIGHERLDPTAFAKLWNALIDAGDPGIEILHASTVKENLRHLLALSATFPERSLIRDRLWALYEQAATSTSPEVHRFAATIEAWWPAIEAAIITDYSNARSEGYNRLAKHQGRNAFGYRNVHNHRRAIRWACTRQHRRASAATSEVPGQVR; via the coding sequence TTGGTTCAGCGTACGCAATTTCAGGCGGTCCAGAACGACACGAGCGGGCAGGACGCGACGCTGCTCCTCGGGCTCGAGGGGTTGGCGGTGGTCACGGTCGAGCTCGACGACGACGGTGCTCGGGTGGTGCACGTGGTCACTGATGACGAGGCGGCGGCGGGCTGCCCGTCGTGTGGAGTGTTGTCGACTTCGGTGAAGGGTCACGCGGTGACCAGGCCGCGGGACGTTCCCTACGGGCAAGCCCTGCTGCATCTGGTGTGGCACAAGCGGCGGTGGCGCTGCCGGGAGGCGGCGTGCCCTCGAGGGTCGTTTACCGAGTCGCTGCCCGCGGTCCCGCCCAGGGCCAGGGTGACGACCCGGCTGCGCACGGAGTGCGGGGCCGGGATCGCGACGCGGTTCTCCTGCGTGAGCGCTGGCGCGGGCTACTACGGGGTGTCCTGGCCGGTGGCGCACGCCGCGTTCATCGCGCACGTCGACCCCGTCCTGGCGCAGCCGCTGCCGCCGGTGCAGGTCCTGGGGATCGACGAGACCCGCCGCGGCAAGGTCAAGTGGGCCCAGGACCCCGACACCGGGCGGTGGTTCGTGCTCGCGGACCGGTGGCACACCGGGATCGCCGACGCCGCAGGCACCGGCGGCCTGCTCGCTCACATCGACGGCCGCACCGCAGCCAAGGTCGCCGAATGGATTGCGGAGCAGCCGGATTCGTGGCGGGCCGGGATCACCCACGTCACGATCGACCTGTCCGCGTCCTACCTGCGCGCGGTCAGCGACGCCCTCCCGCACGCGGTCGTCGTCACCGACCGGTTCCACCTGGTGCGGCTCGCCAACGACATGCTCACCGAGGTCCGTCAGCACGCAACCCGTGATGTGCGTGGCCGCCGCGGCCGCAAGCGTGACCCGGAATGGGCCGGGCGCCGCAAGCTCCTCATCGGCCACGAACGCCTGGACCCCACCGCGTTCGCGAAGCTATGGAACGCCCTGATCGACGCCGGCGACCCCGGCATCGAGATCCTGCACGCGTCCACCGTCAAGGAGAACCTGCGCCACCTCCTGGCGCTGTCCGCGACCTTCCCCGAACGCTCCCTCATCCGCGACCGGCTCTGGGCGTTGTACGAGCAGGCCGCCACCTCGACCTCGCCCGAGGTCCACCGCTTCGCGGCGACCATCGAGGCGTGGTGGCCAGCCATCGAGGCCGCGATCATCACCGACTACTCCAACGCCCGATCCGAGGGGTACAACCGCCTCGCGAAACACCAAGGCCGCAACGCGTTCGGCTACCGCAACGTGCACAATCACCGCCGCGCCATACGCTGGGCCTGCACTCGTCAACACCGGCGAGCCTCAGCTGCGACCAGCGAGGTGCCCGGTCAAGTTCGATGA
- a CDS encoding SIR2 family protein, which yields MNPNDRCIAPAALITGHALSYTDQPYFQNLIDTLRKPQRPLVLVAGAGVSMAAGLPSWLELVEGVENKLVPDKILSAFRALNSSDLERRSDLVLFLSGDQQSNKNNVKHIREALYRDNSEPEPSAVAEAIAQLASVYQRRISVITTNFDEVLESAMGQAFESVSSFSFENWETWTNLADDDHRASVMHLHGLIYAEDRTSLGPLVLSESDFRLHGPEIQNRLAELLRGSDVLLVGASLADRNITTPLALSKNNGASRFAVLTPTLHRDDLTTQICAEVAVWQADSMRKALGVKPILLKCHSQVAQIVTECALASHEPKMYRRTGAGVRKSKSLHYGTRFNLALGDAYSALGASPRDGSMREVTGVVLSNRLQELTFRRNGPDARLKELRKRYKGRCADDENIGIFVWLRDLPQRTDSTFGLRLLVSSAYAHWRSWSAFRVEPIYSGSRNAAVQAAYGGRTVFLDVPRERHSGSWQGAWAQPLLVGYTSTGTEAAGLPLDQLHLGAVSVNTDRRVTSQNPVDDAPDLSVLMMLTQEELAWFRESVDETMVSLFD from the coding sequence GTGAACCCAAATGACAGGTGCATCGCGCCCGCGGCGCTAATAACCGGGCACGCGCTGTCCTACACAGACCAGCCATACTTTCAGAATCTCATCGACACGCTTCGCAAACCGCAGCGCCCGTTGGTCTTGGTAGCCGGGGCGGGTGTGTCAATGGCGGCAGGGCTTCCCTCATGGCTCGAACTTGTTGAGGGCGTTGAGAACAAGTTGGTTCCGGACAAGATCTTGTCCGCATTTCGTGCTCTGAATTCAAGCGATCTTGAGCGGCGCAGTGACCTGGTCTTGTTCCTAAGCGGCGATCAGCAGTCGAACAAGAACAACGTAAAGCACATTCGCGAGGCCCTTTACAGGGACAATTCTGAGCCGGAGCCGAGCGCCGTTGCCGAGGCAATCGCCCAACTTGCTTCTGTTTACCAGCGTCGAATTTCGGTAATTACGACGAACTTCGACGAGGTCCTCGAGTCGGCTATGGGCCAAGCCTTTGAGAGCGTCTCCAGTTTCTCGTTTGAGAACTGGGAGACGTGGACCAATCTCGCTGACGACGATCACCGCGCGTCGGTCATGCATCTGCACGGGCTGATTTATGCCGAGGATCGAACCTCTCTCGGCCCCTTGGTGCTGAGCGAGAGCGACTTTCGCCTGCACGGCCCAGAAATACAGAACCGCCTCGCCGAGCTCCTCCGGGGCAGCGATGTTCTCTTGGTGGGCGCCAGTCTTGCGGATCGCAACATCACGACGCCTCTAGCGCTGTCGAAGAACAACGGAGCCAGCCGGTTTGCGGTGCTCACGCCAACGCTGCATCGGGATGACCTCACCACGCAGATTTGCGCGGAGGTCGCAGTATGGCAGGCAGACTCCATGAGGAAGGCTCTCGGTGTGAAGCCGATTCTGCTGAAGTGTCACTCGCAGGTCGCTCAGATCGTCACCGAATGCGCCCTAGCTTCGCACGAGCCCAAGATGTATCGACGCACAGGGGCGGGGGTTCGAAAGTCCAAGAGCTTGCACTACGGGACCCGCTTCAACTTGGCGTTGGGAGACGCATACTCCGCGTTAGGAGCGTCGCCAAGGGACGGTTCCATGCGAGAAGTGACTGGCGTCGTTCTAAGCAATCGGCTCCAGGAACTGACTTTTAGGCGAAATGGTCCCGATGCCCGCCTAAAGGAACTCCGGAAGCGGTACAAGGGTCGCTGTGCGGATGACGAGAATATCGGAATATTCGTGTGGTTGCGGGATTTGCCTCAGCGCACGGACTCAACTTTCGGCCTACGTCTTCTTGTTAGTTCGGCGTATGCGCATTGGAGGTCCTGGTCGGCGTTTCGAGTTGAGCCCATCTACTCGGGTTCGCGGAACGCTGCCGTTCAGGCGGCATATGGCGGCCGGACGGTATTTCTCGACGTTCCGCGCGAGCGCCATTCTGGATCATGGCAGGGTGCTTGGGCGCAGCCCCTGCTAGTGGGATACACCTCCACCGGAACTGAGGCAGCGGGACTCCCACTAGATCAGTTGCACCTGGGCGCCGTTTCAGTGAACACAGATCGGCGGGTAACAAGTCAGAACCCGGTCGATGACGCACCAGACCTCTCAGTCCTCATGATGCTCACTCAGGAGGAGCTTGCTTGGTTTAGGGAGAGCGTCGACGAAACCATGGTTTCCCTGTTCGACTAA
- a CDS encoding TniQ family protein, with translation MTAALPVSVTPRPGESIESWLEHLADANGLSTAQLLTTAGRRAGGTRYLTLAPAPETIARLAALARVDEQDVYAATLAAFDGTALDLTGLDPDDRHSYRQVAARGWAPAHGTQICPTCLAKDGVWQSVWRLLIVTTCARHQVLLIARCPSCRRPFRDQRHSHLRRVGAATVCGNPLGAGPTKQCQHDLTTIPTTPATEDILALQRRVNAALAGQHVTVLGQVTKPAAYLSDLRHLTTLLLHLGVQPGAEHLAHWASELTDEAVARRGDRGPRWGLRPPEQPELRAAALATADGILAAPDVDAAAARLTPWTELTPTTNDGPLGWLADRTVMTPTLTRLVMAARAPHRRLSHHLDTDLGGRMPINLNLVPQVIPHAQYLEHLDGASSSSKDTVRLFASLSLARLHPDVTSWAQAAEALNMPGPMGVRCARACSATMLVSAEEWRSRIWRAGEETERRDYRATEAKVTRRLHSWRWFEEWRRHWRPSTRDSSHPYAITWQWVHLAHAHLDLSPAWRTQKPTAKSRALYRQFAESLDERQQFELAYALHRGDERATLPTRAAMAGRPARTSPLPRRFASSRVNCLYGPA, from the coding sequence ATGACCGCGGCCCTGCCGGTGTCCGTGACACCCCGCCCGGGTGAGTCGATCGAGTCGTGGCTCGAGCACCTGGCCGACGCCAACGGCCTGTCCACCGCACAGCTGCTCACCACCGCAGGTCGCCGAGCTGGGGGCACGCGCTACCTGACCCTCGCGCCGGCCCCGGAGACGATCGCCCGGCTCGCTGCTCTCGCCCGCGTCGACGAGCAGGACGTGTATGCCGCCACCCTCGCCGCGTTCGACGGCACCGCCCTCGACCTCACCGGCCTCGACCCGGACGACCGGCACTCTTACCGGCAGGTCGCCGCGCGTGGCTGGGCACCGGCCCACGGCACCCAGATCTGCCCGACATGCCTCGCCAAAGATGGGGTCTGGCAGTCTGTGTGGAGGCTCCTCATCGTCACCACCTGCGCTAGACACCAAGTTCTGCTCATCGCTCGGTGCCCCTCGTGTCGACGACCCTTCCGCGACCAGCGCCACTCCCACCTCCGCCGCGTCGGCGCTGCCACCGTGTGCGGCAACCCCCTCGGCGCCGGCCCCACGAAACAGTGCCAGCACGACCTCACCACCATCCCCACGACGCCAGCCACCGAGGACATCCTCGCCCTGCAGCGCCGCGTCAACGCAGCCCTCGCCGGACAGCACGTGACCGTCCTCGGACAGGTCACAAAGCCCGCGGCATACCTGAGCGACCTGCGTCACCTCACCACGCTCCTGCTCCATCTGGGTGTCCAACCTGGCGCCGAACACCTCGCCCATTGGGCGAGCGAACTCACCGACGAAGCCGTCGCCCGCAGGGGCGATCGCGGACCGCGCTGGGGACTGCGCCCACCCGAACAGCCCGAACTTCGCGCGGCAGCGTTGGCGACGGCGGACGGCATACTCGCCGCCCCCGACGTCGACGCAGCTGCTGCCCGCCTGACTCCGTGGACCGAGCTCACCCCGACCACTAACGACGGCCCGCTCGGTTGGCTCGCCGACCGTACCGTCATGACCCCAACGCTGACCCGGCTCGTCATGGCCGCCCGCGCCCCGCACCGGCGCTTGTCCCACCACCTCGACACTGACCTTGGAGGGCGCATGCCGATCAACCTCAACCTCGTCCCGCAGGTCATCCCGCACGCCCAGTACCTCGAGCACCTCGACGGCGCGAGCAGCTCCAGCAAGGACACTGTGCGGCTGTTCGCGTCCCTGTCGCTGGCGCGGCTGCACCCGGACGTGACCTCGTGGGCCCAAGCCGCCGAGGCCCTCAACATGCCCGGCCCGATGGGAGTGCGCTGCGCCCGTGCCTGCTCGGCCACCATGCTCGTCAGCGCGGAGGAGTGGAGGAGCCGGATCTGGCGGGCCGGGGAAGAGACCGAACGCCGGGACTACAGGGCAACCGAGGCCAAAGTCACCCGCCGGCTCCACTCCTGGCGCTGGTTCGAGGAATGGCGACGCCACTGGCGCCCGTCAACCCGCGACAGCAGCCACCCCTACGCCATCACGTGGCAATGGGTCCACCTCGCCCACGCCCACCTCGACCTGTCGCCCGCCTGGCGAACCCAGAAGCCCACCGCCAAGAGCCGAGCCCTCTACCGCCAGTTCGCCGAGTCTCTCGACGAGCGCCAACAGTTCGAGCTCGCCTACGCCCTCCACAGGGGGGATGAACGCGCGACCTTGCCGACTCGGGCCGCCATGGCAGGGCGTCCGGCGCGGACATCGCCACTTCCCAGAAGATTCGCGAGTAGTAGGGTTAACTGTCTCTATGGCCCTGCGTGA
- a CDS encoding TniQ family protein, which translates to MTALLPVRPTPQPGEPLTAYAGRLAEANGVTRRRVLPAHRHDVGVPEDELGTVAALAGLDAGAAARLTMDRYPPTVRGRGPTHRGGWRLHFSVEWVCSRCTALTGRRELLWQTALSPVCRACQVLLVPARRRAVLPQEASDRLLDLVGELTSLAEASVNHQSARLRLGSFRRVCAVVAQTIDDQWPERPDGLPDFDVAAARRWGVFPSPDPGTVAVIVSAAAPALRSGHLRDQLLREGAQRRRRGQTLTVPPQHVPNARKYLPRRPPATPTTAPILAGYNREDARRLQWLITQLTHQVRRHGIHPDHVPALLPAPGEDSLPDPALWRVRWHCAIALHMLLTHVHDGPTSSARACHAFGETDTDTSLLLDGIRLGRGIHDLDAARLTDAVDVLVTGGLVDYQRRRDTLRPIISLPRLPLATDRLPDIDGHPGRELALAWIWTRFTHGPAFTSPRPFIADRHVRAFDAAIDPETRLVLAEAGQQLLADADVITIPTTQATWAAITRRYG; encoded by the coding sequence ATGACAGCGCTGCTTCCCGTGCGGCCCACGCCCCAGCCCGGCGAGCCACTCACTGCGTATGCCGGGCGCCTCGCCGAGGCCAACGGCGTGACTCGCCGTCGGGTCCTCCCAGCACACCGGCACGACGTCGGAGTTCCCGAAGATGAACTGGGCACTGTCGCTGCCCTCGCCGGCCTCGACGCCGGTGCAGCGGCGCGTCTGACGATGGATCGCTATCCGCCGACGGTTCGCGGTCGGGGTCCCACGCACCGGGGCGGGTGGCGTCTGCACTTCAGCGTCGAGTGGGTGTGTTCGCGCTGCACGGCCCTGACCGGTCGCCGCGAGTTGCTCTGGCAGACCGCCCTCTCCCCGGTATGCCGCGCCTGCCAGGTCCTGCTCGTCCCGGCTCGCCGTCGCGCCGTGCTCCCGCAGGAGGCGTCTGATCGACTGCTGGACCTGGTCGGCGAGCTCACGTCGCTGGCTGAGGCGTCGGTCAACCATCAGTCGGCCCGTCTCCGGCTCGGGTCGTTCCGTCGGGTGTGCGCCGTCGTGGCTCAGACCATCGACGACCAGTGGCCTGAGCGCCCCGATGGCCTGCCCGATTTCGACGTTGCCGCCGCCCGTCGGTGGGGCGTGTTCCCCAGCCCAGATCCCGGCACGGTCGCCGTCATCGTCTCTGCCGCCGCACCCGCGCTGCGGTCCGGCCACCTCCGTGACCAACTCCTACGCGAAGGTGCGCAACGCCGTCGCCGCGGGCAAACGCTCACCGTCCCGCCGCAGCACGTCCCCAACGCCCGCAAGTACCTCCCGCGCCGACCGCCTGCAACACCAACAACGGCGCCGATCCTGGCCGGGTACAACCGCGAGGATGCCCGCCGACTGCAGTGGCTCATCACTCAGCTGACCCACCAGGTGAGGCGGCACGGCATACACCCCGACCACGTCCCCGCGCTGCTGCCCGCACCTGGTGAGGACAGCCTGCCCGACCCGGCACTGTGGCGCGTCCGCTGGCACTGCGCGATCGCGCTGCACATGCTGCTCACCCACGTCCACGACGGCCCTACGTCCTCAGCCCGCGCCTGTCACGCCTTCGGTGAAACCGACACCGACACCAGCCTCCTGCTCGACGGCATACGCCTCGGCCGCGGCATCCACGACCTCGACGCCGCCCGCCTCACCGACGCCGTCGACGTCCTCGTCACCGGCGGCTTGGTCGACTACCAGCGTCGACGCGACACCCTCCGACCCATCATCTCTCTGCCGCGGCTACCCCTCGCCACCGACCGGCTACCCGACATCGACGGCCACCCCGGACGCGAACTCGCGTTGGCATGGATCTGGACGCGATTCACGCACGGGCCGGCGTTCACCAGCCCGCGACCGTTCATCGCCGACCGACACGTGCGCGCCTTCGACGCCGCGATCGACCCCGAGACCCGCCTCGTCCTCGCCGAAGCCGGGCAGCAGCTGCTCGCCGACGCCGACGTCATCACCATCCCCACCACCCAGGCCACCTGGGCCGCCATCACGAGGAGATACGGATGA
- a CDS encoding TniB family NTP-binding protein, with translation MNATIVVSKPMEAVAAHLDDIVTTNRLRPPGAMPMIAVTAPFSAGKSTLLKHWGFGVYRGVLGGKAKEERPTWSPQPGVIADWVPVVYVTLMASSSIKEINALILLYLGYPPEGLARTTTTRVLHALRMHGVQVVILDDAHMLRTTSAQGRAVLDYIKFLNTELGEVNKGTVILVGAHLESTAILDDPQIRARLTTMTIDAFQITTIEKKAAWQDLLAMVGNRPLQHLPNAAPDLFVAKLAQHIWRRTQGFVGEATRLVARSVLDAVHDRRSVITHDDLDSVDLSDRSLDGQIDAATASRKTRR, from the coding sequence ATGAACGCGACGATCGTCGTCTCCAAGCCCATGGAGGCGGTCGCCGCTCACCTCGACGACATTGTCACGACGAACCGGCTCCGACCGCCGGGAGCGATGCCCATGATCGCGGTCACCGCACCGTTCTCGGCGGGTAAGTCCACGCTGCTCAAGCACTGGGGGTTCGGCGTGTACCGCGGCGTACTGGGTGGCAAGGCGAAAGAGGAGCGTCCCACCTGGTCGCCACAGCCCGGCGTGATTGCGGACTGGGTGCCGGTCGTCTACGTGACACTCATGGCGTCGAGCTCGATCAAAGAGATCAATGCGCTGATCTTGCTTTACCTCGGCTATCCACCCGAAGGCCTTGCCCGGACAACGACCACCCGGGTGCTCCACGCGCTGCGAATGCACGGGGTTCAGGTCGTGATCTTGGACGACGCTCACATGCTTCGCACTACGAGCGCTCAGGGCCGAGCAGTGCTGGACTACATCAAGTTCCTCAACACCGAACTCGGCGAGGTCAACAAGGGCACGGTCATCCTGGTCGGCGCTCACTTGGAGAGCACCGCCATCCTTGACGACCCGCAGATCAGGGCCCGGCTGACGACGATGACCATCGACGCCTTCCAGATCACCACGATCGAGAAGAAGGCGGCCTGGCAAGACCTTCTCGCGATGGTCGGCAACCGACCGCTCCAGCATCTGCCCAACGCGGCGCCCGACCTCTTCGTCGCCAAGTTGGCCCAGCACATCTGGCGGCGCACGCAAGGTTTCGTCGGCGAGGCCACGAGACTCGTCGCCCGCTCCGTCCTGGACGCCGTCCACGACCGGCGCAGCGTCATTACCCACGACGACCTCGACTCGGTCGACCTCAGCGATCGCTCGCTCGACGGACAGATCGACGCAGCCACCGCGTCACGGAAGACACGGCGATGA